In Drosophila miranda strain MSH22 chromosome Y unlocalized genomic scaffold, D.miranda_PacBio2.1 Contig_Y3_pilon, whole genome shotgun sequence, a single window of DNA contains:
- the LOC117194675 gene encoding uncharacterized protein LOC117194675, giving the protein MQPMPNRAPTPRQPQLQQQPGAQCDGSCAHILKRYAVKIKELEDKLAAILTKLTNLLQARDESTGVVPPLQTKTAAAASTQPSPRPTANTHHDAAAISDSESDMDCEAIDDEHDDEWTDHDPFDDLEGLGQVWRAQIEYSPANVSYANTNQTRVASNNIQINERHLQINAN; this is encoded by the exons ATGCAGCCGATGCCAAATCgtgctccgacgccacgccaaccccagctacagcagcagccaggcgcccagtgcgatgggagctgtgcccataTCCTGAAAAG ATATGCCGTAAAAATTAAAGAGCTGGAGGATAAGCTGGCAGCAATTTTGACGAAACtgacaaacctgctgcaggcaagggacgagagcacgggagTAGTGCCGCCACTTCAgacaaaaacagcagcagcagcatccacacagccatcaccacgaccaACTGCAAATACGCACcatgacgccgcagccatatcggactccgaatccgatatggactgcgaagcaattgacgacgaacatgacgacgaatggaccgaccacgatccattcgacgatctggagggtctgggccaagtgtggagggcccaaatcgAATACTCACCCGCAAACGTCtcttacgccaacacaaatcagacaagggtcgccagcaacaacatccaaatcAACGAAaggcacctgcaaataaacgcaaattaa